TCGACGCATAGCCGGTGCCCGCGATGACCGGCACGCGGCCGCCCGCCGCGGCGACGGCGATCTCGATGACCCGAACGCGCTCGACATCGTCGAGCAGGATGAACTCGCCACTCGTGCCCCCGACCACCAGGCCCGTCGCACCCTCGTTGACGAGCCGGTCGATGTGTGTCGCCATCGCCGTGTCGTCGATCCGACCCGACCGGTCGAAGATCGTCAGGACCGCGGGGAAGATCCCTTGCCAGTCGACTTGGCGTTGCACGTCCGGCTCCAGATGGGTGGCTCACCTTCCCGGCGCCGATGCGCTCATATGCCTGTGGGCTCGGCGGTCCGTTGCCAATCATCATATCATTGCGCCGCGGGCCAGCTCCGGCCAAGTCCGGCAGGGTCTGCTCGCGGTGAGGGAGTCGCGTGGCGCGCATCGGTTGGATCGGGACCGGCGTGATGGGAGGCCGGATGGTTTGGCACGTGATGGCTGGGGTCCATCCGGTTGTCGTCCACGATCGCAACCCGACCGCCATCCGCGAGCGTGGCTTGACGACGATCGGCGCGGGCATCGCCGACTCGGCGCCCGCTCGGTACACCTGGCCGCGGATGACAGACGGCGACATAGCGCGGGGCTTCGGGGTGGAGCTCATGATCACGGACCTCGGAATGGCGCTCGAGGCCGCACACGAGGTGGGGGCCGCACTCCCCGGCATCGCCCTAGTCAAGGAGCTCTACCATCTCGTGCCTGCGGCCGGCCATGGGGGGACGGGATCACAAGCGCTCGTCATCGGCCTCGATCGGACAGGGCCCTGCGCGGGGGAGGGGCCGCGTCGTCGGAGCGGAGTTGACCCACAACGGGTGCAGGAGCAAGGGAAGGGGAGCGGGTGGACACGAGTTCAAGCCTGCAGCTGACCGGGCGGTACTGGCGCGCCTTCCCACCGGCGGATCCGCTCGGTCCGGCTGAGGAGCCCCTCAGCCTCCCGGTCGACGAGACGGTGTTCCTCCTCATCGACGTCTACGGCAAGCGCTACGATGACCCGGTCACCCTGCCTGACGGCATGCCAGACTTCTATCGACCGGGCCTTGTCGATCCGTTCCGGGAGATCGTCCGCCACCGCATCGTGCCGGCGAAGGCGGCCGCGAAGCGAGCGGGTATCCGAGTCGTCTACACGACCAACTACCTCTCGCCCGGTCTCTCCGAGGCGAACGAGTGGCGCCGGATGTCGGTTCGGACATGCGGCGTCGATGTCCTCGAGGCGTGGCGTCCTCCGACCCCGATCCTCGAGCACGCGTCGGTCATCGCGCCGGGGCCCCACGAACCGGTCATCCTCAAGCAGCAGTACTCGGGCTTCTTCGAGACGAACCTCGACTCGGTCCTCCGAGGCTACGGCGCCAAGTCGCTCGTCGCCGTGGGGTTCGACAGCCGGATCTGCCTGGCGGCGACCCTCACGGACGCCCTCTTCCGCGACTACCGCGTCGTGGCGCTCCGAGATGCGATCGGGACCGTCGAGTACCCCGAGACGGCGCACGAAGGCTGGGCGTCATTCATGGCGGTCCGGTTCATCGAGTCGAACATCGGCTACACGGCGACGACCGATGACTTCATCGCCGCGTGCGACGCGATCGCCGACGGTCGAGCTGCATCGGGGGCGCCGCGGAGAGGTCGTCCTAAGGGATGAGCGGCGTGCGTTCCGGACCCGGCGTGGCGCTCCTCGGCTACGGCGCGATCGCGGAGCTCCATGCGCCTGCGCTCGCCGCTGCGGGCGCGAAGTTGCGGGTCGTTGCGGGCCCGGACCGTAGCCAATTGGAGTCGTTTGCCTCTCGCCTCGGCGTCGAAGAGATGACGGTCGACGCGGAGGCCGCGATCGCTGCAGACGGCGTTGATGTTGTGGTTGTCGCATCGCCGAGCCCGCTGCATGTCGCGCAGGCTCGGTCTGCGCTCCGTGCCGGGCGGCAGGTGCTCGTCGAGGTCCCGCTCGCCATGTCGCTCGGCGACGGCGAGGAGTTGGTGGGTCTGGCCGCCTCACGTGGGCTCCTGCTGGGCGTCTGCCACACGCTGCGGTTCTGGGAGCCCCTCATGCGCGCCCGGGCGGCGACCGCCGCAACACCTGACTCCCCGGCACTGGTCGTTGCTCGCTGCCTGCAGCGGCGGCACGAGAACGTGGGCTGGACCGGTCGCGCGCGCAGCTGGACGGACGACCTGCTCTGGCATCACGGCGGGCACGTCATCGATCTCGTACTGACCCTCCTCGATTCGCCGGTTGCTGAGGTTCGGGCGGTCGCGGGTCGCTCGCTCGACCGCTCGGGCGCGCCGATGGACTACGCGATCTCCATCCGCACCCTGGTGGGAGGCATCGGATCGATCGCGCTCTCGTACGACTCCCTCGTCGATGCCGCGGACTACACCATCGTCTACCCGGAGGAGACGCTCGTGATCGACGGCGCGCGGGTCCGCACATCCGGTGGCCTCCTGTACGACGGCGACTCGCGGGAAGCGGAGGCCCAGGCGATCGCAGCGCAGGATGCGGCCTTCCTGGCGGCGGTCCGCGGCGGTCCGACGTTTGCGGCTGAGGCGTCGACGCTCCTGCCAACACTTCGCGTCCAGGAGGCGGTCGCCCGGTTGGCGGCCGAGATGCGCTGATGCGCCTCGGGGTCGTCATCCCGCAGGGCTGGGTCGGTGAGTTCCACGGCACAACGCCCGGCAACGCTTGGGCGCGGGTCCTGGAGGTCGCGGAGCGGGCCGAGCGGCTCGGGTTCGATTCCCTGTGGACCTTCGACCATTTCCAGACGTTCTCACAGCCATCCGACGAGCTGACCTTCGAGTCGTTCGTCGCCCTGTCCGCACTGGCGTCCGTCACAAGCCGTGTGCGTCTCGGCCACCTCGTTCTCTCCGCGGGGTTCCGCAACCCGGCCCTCGTGGCGAAGATGATCGCCACCCTCGACGTCGCCAGCAGTGGCCGAGCGGAGCTCGGGATCGGCGCCGGGTGGAAGGAAGATGAGTGGCGGGCGTACGGGTACGAGTTTCCGCCGCTCGCCGAGCGCCTCGAGGTGCTCGGCGATCAGCTCGAGGTGGTGACCCGGATGCTCGGACCTGGTCGCGCCACGTATCACGGGGCACATGCCGGGGTTGTGGACGCTATCAACCTCCCGAAGGGCATCCAGGAACCTCGGGTGCCGGTCATGGTGGGCGGGAACGGCCCGAAGGTCACCTGGCGCTTGGCGGCGCGTTACGCCGATGAGCTGAACCTTGACTCACTGACCCCCGACGAGGTCGCCGGCGCTCTGCCCGTGATCCGCGCACGATGTGAGGAGATCGGTCGAGACCCCGGGTCACTTCGCGTGAGCGTCCATGCATGGTGGGAGTACGTTCCGGAAGCTGGACCCGCACGCGCAGAGATGCTCGCCCGCTATGCCGCGCTCGGCCTGTCACGCGCGATGCTTCTCGTCCCCGGCTCGGCGACCGACCCTGACGCATTGGATGCGCTCGCACGCGACGCGGGCGACGCCGGACTCCAACTCGAACCAGGGGATCCATAGGTCCTCCGGACCGCGCCGTGTGAGATTACGCGTGTCAAGTCCGTCGACGGGTGCTGGCAGACGTGCGCAGCCAAGCGAACGGACGCCAGGGACCCCGTCGAGTCGTGTCCCTAATGATGTGGCGCCCGTGGGGTCAGAAACCCGGATTCGATCGCGGAGCGACGCCGTGGCACTTGTGCATGGGCCCACCGAGTAGGTTCCGCCGGCGAACAGCGCGCCCGGTGACCGGGCCCTCGCCGTCCGCCATCGGTGTCCCGAGGGCGAGCCCGCGATGGGACAGCCCCCGGTTCAGGATCACCTGTTGCTATCTGGCCACATCCGAGTGATGTATGTGTGGACACCACTCGATGAGGAGCCCGCCGCCATGCCGCCACCGACCCTCGCGCTCGAGCCCGCGCCGTACGGTCGACCGGCTGGCGAGCCCGCCGCACCCTCGCGCTTGGGGCGCACGCGGTCGGCGATGCGCGACCGACTCCGCGTCGCTCTTGGCCCCGGTGCCCCCGGCCCGCCCGGGACGAGAGGCGGCCTCACGGTCGGGCGCTTCCTCGAGACCTGGCTGACCGACGTCGTCCGTCTCGGAGTGCGGCCCCGGACGTATGCCTCGTACCGCTACATCGTCCGCCTCCATCTCGCGCCGGGCCTCGGGGCCCTCCCGCTCTCCACGCTCTCACCCGCCGATGTTCAGGCCTTCCTCAACGCGAAGGCGGCGTCGGGCCTCTCGCCGCGGACGGTCGGCTATCTCCGCGGCGTCCTCCGCGGGGCCCTCGGCCACGCCGAACGGACCGATCTCGTCAACCGCAACGTCGCCCGCCTCGCACGGCCGCCGCGCATCCCCCGCCGGCAGGTATCGCCCCTCACGGTCGAGCAGGCACGGACCTTCCTCGGAGCGATCGTCACTGACCGACTGCGGGCGCTCTATCTCGTCGCTCTCGGGGTCGGCCTCCGCCAGGGCGAGATCCTCGGCCTGCGCTGGCGTGACCTCGACCTCGCCGCCGGCACCCTCACCGTCCGCCACGCCCTCGCCCGGATCGACGGCCGGCTCGTCCTCGTCGAGCCGAAGTCCGCCACGAGTCGGCGGGTCGTGCCACTGCCGGCACTCGTCCGCGACGCCCTCGTCGCCCATCGAGCCCGCCAGATGGAGGAGCCAGGGCCGCTCCGCCCGGAGTCAGCGGACGAGTTCGCGGACCTCGTGTTCACGACGACGCTCGGTACGCCGCTCGACGGGATCACCGTCACCCGCCGCTTCCAGCGCATCCTCGCCGCGGCCGATCTGCCGAAGCAGCGGTTCCATGACCTGCGCCATGCCTGCGCCTCGCTCCTGCTCGCCCAGGGCGTGCCGGCGCGGGTCGTCATGGAGACGCTCGGGCATTCCGAGATCAGCCTCACCCTCAACACGTACAGTCACGTCCTGCCCTCGCTCGGCCGCGAGGCCGCCGATCGGATGGACGCGGTGCTCAGTGGGGTGCGCGGGTAGGGCGGGACGGCGAGTCCGGCGATCGTACCCCGCGTGACCGACGATGGCCCGCACGCCGGCGGGCCTCAGGCGAAGCTGAAATCGACCCGCCCGAGGTCGGTCGCATAGACGAGGGCGTCGACGAGGTCGTCGTGCTCGGCGTTGGGAAAGCCGACCAACTCGGCCTCGAGTTCGGCGAGTCCGGGCGCACCGCGGAGGTGGACGACCTTGCCGCCCTCGTAGCGCGCGGCAAGGGCCCGCGCGCGGGTGACCTTGTCAGCGTCGGGCCTGATCGACCGGGCCGGGAGCAGCGTCCGAGCGAGGAGCTCGCCGACGAACGTGCTCTGGTAGGCGACCGCCTCGATGTTGACCGACTCGAGTGGCCGGGGTCGATCGAGGGCGACCGCACCACCGATGAGGTGCGGCGGCAGGAGCCGCTCCGGCCAGAGGAGGCGGGGGCCATCGGAGCGCACCGGCGCGCCGGCCTCGTCGAATCCAGTGAGCCACGCCCGATGGCCCTCATCGAGACGAGCCCGCCAGGCGCCGACGACATAGAGGGTGTGGTCGTCGTCCTCGAGGAGCTCGACCGCCGCGGTGTAGTCGGCCCGCTCAGCGGCCGACGCGGCGAGGTCGACCCCGACCCGATGGGCACCCGCCGGGGCCGTGTCGGTGGAGCGGAACCACTCGCGTTTGACGATGTTGCCGCCCATGCCGGCCGGATCGTTCTGGTACTGCAGATCGAAGATCGCGGAGCCGAGCTCCTCGCGCTTGGCCGCGAGGCGCCGCGCCGGCCAGTACGTCGGCCACAATGCCTGTCCATCGGGGGTGAGCGCCGGGCGGAGGAGGAGCGGCCAGCCCTTCGCGGTGAGTTCAGCATACAGATCGTCCTCATGCCAGCGAGTGCCCAAGACGATGATCTGGCCCGTCGGCGTGAGCATCGGCTCGATGACCGCCCAGAACCGCTCGGCGGTCTTGCGCCGCTGCGCGGCGGTCGTACATTCGGCGGGACCGATGAGATCATCGGCGAGGAGGAGATCGAACCGTGGACCGGGGCGCAGGCCATGGAGCGAGCCCGCGGCGACGGTGGCGTCCTTCTCGGCGTAGTCCTCGGCACCGCGGACGGTCCAGGTGGCCTCGGTCCACTTGGCCGATGCGACACCGCACCGGGCCCACGGAAAGACCTCGGCGAACCGGGGGCTCTCGACGAGCGCGCGGACCGCCCGCGAGCGCTTCACGGCGTCGGTCTCCGATGCGGTGGCGATCCCGATCTTGAGCCTGCCGGCAGATGCCCCGATGCGGCGCGCGAGATGGTGGATCGCCCCGGTCGTCTTGGCATGGCCGCGCGGCAGGAGGACGACCGCTCGGGGATGGCGGGCGGCGAACCGATACGCCTCGCGGAGGTGCTCGGGGAAGCGCAGGTCGGACACGTACTCGGCGAACGCGCCGTCGTCGGCGGCTGCGAGATCGCGGAGGAACGTGCGGTACGTCATGCGGGTGTGATCTCGCCATCGACGAGGACCGGCGCCGCAGCCTCGGCGGCAAGCCGTTCCGCCCATTCCCGGGCGAGCCGGGCCCCTTCCGCCGGTGAGAGGTCGTCGAGCGGGTGCGGCGGGGCGACCGTGGACGCTCCAGCGGCAGCGGCTGCCTGCATCTGGCTGCGGCCATACGACGCCGACCGGCGCCGCTCGAGCAACCAGGCGGACGCGCGCCAGTCGTCGGCCGCCGCCTGGGCGATCTGCGCCACGGAGCGGACCTCGAAGTCGGCCTCGGCCTGCTCGACCCGGGCACGGAGGCGCGCGTCCCCCGCGAGCCAGCGATAGAGGGTCGTGCGGTCGATGCCCGCGTGACCGGCGGCGCCCTCGCGGGTGCTGCCGGCGCGCAGGGCGCTCAGGAGCGCCTCGATCCGCGTCTCGGTGGCCTTCGAGCGACGGCCCATCAGCGCCGTCCGACTCGTTCGCCCGCCGGGGTGGGGCGGCGCGCGATGGCGTCCTCCGCGTCTCCGAACGAGGCCTGCTCGACAGCGCTGCGTCGCTCGAGGAGCTCGGCCGCGAAGACGGCGGCGCCGTCAGAGCAGCGCTCGTTCCGGTCGCTGCCTGGCCGGACTGCGGCGTTACAACGCTCGTCGGTCGGCGCTTGTGGAGTCATGTTGTTTCCTATCACTCAAGCGAAGCGCCGCTCGTGCCGCGCGTGCCCCAACAATCTCGGCTGGCCCGATTCCTGTCGATAGGTCGCGCTTCTACGGCGCGGCGGGCAATCACCGCAGCCCCGGGCATCGGTCAGCCATCGGTGCGCAGCGCTGTCTGCCCGGTGAAGCGCTCCCAGCGAGCGAGCGCCACCTCGACATACACCGGATCGAGCTCGATCCCCGCGCACACGCGGCCGCTGCGCTCCGCCGCGATGAGCGTGCTGCCGGAACCGATGAACGCATCAAGGACGAGGTCGCCGATGGTGCTGCTGTTGGCGATCGCGCGCTCGATGAGGGCGAGTGGCTTCATGGTCGGGTGGAGCGGCGACTCGGCCGGTCGTGCAATCTGCCAGACGTCGCTCTGGTCGCGGTCGCCGCACCAGCGATGCGCTGACCCTTCCCGCCAGCCATACCAGAGCGGTTCATAGGCGCGCTGGTAGTCGGCTCGCCCGAGGACGAAGCGATCCTTCGCCCAGATGATCGTGTCGGACCAGTGCCCACCCTCGTCAGCGAGGATCCGGGCGACGGTCGGCCACTCCTTGCTGCTCATGCAGACATAGAGGGCACCATCGGTGGCGGCGAGGAGATTGCGGGCCCAAGCGTGGACGAACGCCATCCAAGCCGCCGGCTCGAGGGCGTCGTTGGCGATGCGCCTGCGGCGCCGCGCCGCGGGCTGCTGACCGCCGTGGTCACCGAGCCGGACGTTGTAGGGCGGATCGACAAAGGTCAGCCCGGCGCGCCTTCCGTCAAGGACCCGCTCAAGGTCGTCCGCCTTCGTCGCATCACCGACGAGGAGGCGATGCTCCCCGAGACTCCACAGCTCGCCCGGCTTCGCCCGGACTCTCCGCCGTGCCGCATCGAGCGCCTCGTCGAGGTCGAAGTCCTCCGGGCGATCCCGGAGCTCGCGGCTCTCGAGGTTCCGGAGGAGGTCCTTCACCTCGCCTGCACCGAAGCCCGAGAGGGTCAGGTCGACCGACGGCGCTGCCTGAAGGTCGGCGAGGAGTCGCGCGAGGAGCGGCTCGTCCCAGGCTCCCGAGATCTTGTTGAGGGCGAGGCCGAGCAGCCGGGCCTCCTCGACACCGAGGTCGAGCCACATCACCGGGACGCTCGTGAGGCCGAGTCGGCGCGCCGCCACGAGCCGTTGGTGGCCGCCGATGACGACGCGGTCAGCTCGTCGCGCGAGGACCGGCTGCACGAAGCCCCACTCGCGGATGCTCCGCTCGAGCGCGTCGAGCTCGCTGGCCTCGATGCGGCGCGGGTTGGCCGGATCGGGTCGGAGGGTCGCGAGGTCGACCTCCTCGACGGTGAGGAGCGGCAGGGTGGTCGTGGTCATCGGTTCGGTCTCCATGGCGGTCGGTCGGTGCCCGCCATTCCGCGGGCGCTTGCACAACGATCTTCGCCACCCGGGTCGAGAGCCCACCGATCTACGCGGGGAAGGTCGGGCCTGACGAACGCTTCGTCGGGCGCCGAACTCGTCGACCAGAACAGCCATACCGCCACCCTCTCAGAGCGGCGCAATGGGGTCGACTTCTACGCGCCGGAGCGAAGCCTCGGGCCTGACGATCGAGTCGCAGCCCCCACGGCGCTGGCGGCGCGAGGGATCCATGAGGCGACCGTGCGGGAGGAGGCCTTCCGATCTAGATTGGGGCGCTCGCGCATCGTGCTCAGGACGGCAGGCGCTTCGTCTCGTGTAGACGATTGCGTACGCAACTCCCTACCCTCGAGCGGGGCCAGAATCCGTGCTGGAGGACGTTGCAAAACGTTGCAGAATCCTGCCGTCCAGAGCGGACCTCGGATTTCGTAAACAGCAGGTCCTCGGTTCAAATCCGAGTGTCGGCTCCACCTTTTCACGCACGAAATCGTCGACCGCGGCCGGAAGCTGCGGCGTTCGGACTCGCTGTGACCCCGATCTGACCCCTAATGAAATCAGGCCGCGCCAGGGTCGACGTGCGCCTGGGGGATCAGCTGGGAAACGACCCGAGCACCGTTCCGGCGATCGTCGGCCCTGCACGCCGGCGGGTAGACTTCGGCACGAGAGTCCTCCTCTGATGATGTCTGAACACCACCAGCGTAGCGAGGGCTCTCGCTCCCTTGTCAGGCCCGGACCCGTCTCACTCCCCGCCCAGGCCCGGTGTCACGAACGTATCTGGACGAGATCGGAAGCGGCGCGCGTATTGCTGCGTCTGTTGACGCAGCCGATGAGCCGATGCTAGCGTCTGTGCAATCGATTAGGCGGGACGGTCCCAACTGAGCCGTCTCGCCCCACGCCTCAATGCCATCGACGGGCATCGGGCGTGGGCTCAAGGAGATGCGGCTCATCAGCGGTTCCCGACGGGCGATGGTCGGGAGCGGGAGAGCAGCCCCGGAGGTTGGGGAATAGCGATCGGGACGACTGCATGACATCACGGATCGGCCTGGCGGTCATCGGAGCCGGGCGCATGGGCAGCAACCACGCCCGTCTCATCGCCGCGGGGGCGCCCGAGGTGCGGATCGTCGCGATCGGCGACGTCGACGGCCCTGCCGCACGTCGCCTGGCCGACGAGATCGGCGGGGTGATGGCGTTCGCCGACCCGCTCGAGGCGATCTCCGCGTCCGGTGTCGACGCCGTTCTCATCGCCGTCTCGTCCATCCATCACCGCGCGATGGTGGAAGCTGCCGCGGCCGCCGGGCGGGACATCCTGTGCGAGAAACCACTGGCGCTCGACCTTGGCGCCACGGACGCGATGCTGGCAGCAGTCGATCGGGCCGGCGTGCGCCTCCAGGTCGGGCTGATGCGACGCCACGATCCCGACCACGTCCGTGCGCGGGCGCGGATCGTCGCCGGCGAGCTCGGCCGGCCGTTGCTCTTCACCAGCCGGCAGTACGACACGGACGTGCCACCGCCCGGCTTCCTCGACCCCCGAGTCAGCGGCGGGATCATGCTCGACATGGGCATCCACGAGTTCGATTCGGCCCGGTTCCTCATGGGCTCCGAGGTCGTAGAGGTTCAGGCGACCGGCTCGGTCCAGATCTTCCGGGAGGTCGCCACGTACGGCGATGTCGACACGGCCGTGGTGAACCTCAAGTTCGCCTCGGGCGCCATCGGCAGCGTCGAGCTCAGCCGGCGCGTGGCGTTCGGCGAGGATGTCCGCACGGAGGTCCACGGCACCGACGGGAGTGCGTTCATCGGCGGCCTGCCGATCGTCGGCGGATCTGCGTTCGGTGGCAAGGGCGGCGTCCGCTGGGACGCGACACCACCGTCGATGCCGCGCTTCGCAGCCGCGTACACGAACCAGGTGCGCGCCTTCGGGCGGTCGATCCAGAACGACGAGCCCGTGAGCCCCTCCGGAGCCGATGGCCGGGCGGCCTTCCTCATAGCGATGGCCGCGGAGGGCGCCATCCAGGACGGTGCGACGATCGGGGTGGCGGCACCGGGGACATGATGGGCCCGCAGGAGCCCGTCCGGTGGGATCCACTTGTGGTGGTCGACGATCCCTATCCGGTCTATCGTCGGCTCCGCGACGAGGCGCCGCTGCACCACGACGAGGATCGAGGCATCTGGGCATTCTCCCGGTTCGAGGACGTCCAGCGGGCGGCGCGGGACTGGCAGACGTTCTCGAGGAGCGAAGGCAACGATCACGACGACACGTACCAGCTGTTCCAGCCGGCTGGCGACCTCGCCGCCCTTGATCCACCCGAACATACGCGCATGCGCGGCGCCCTCCGTGGAGCGTTTAGCCCATCGGCGATCAA
The sequence above is drawn from the Chloroflexota bacterium genome and encodes:
- a CDS encoding NAD-binding protein, with the protein product MGGRMVWHVMAGVHPVVVHDRNPTAIRERGLTTIGAGIADSAPARYTWPRMTDGDIARGFGVELMITDLGMALEAAHEVGAALPGIALVKELYHLVPAAGHGGTGSQALVIGLDRTGPCAGEGPRRRSGVDPQRVQEQGKGSGWTRVQACS
- a CDS encoding isochorismatase family protein; the encoded protein is MDTSSSLQLTGRYWRAFPPADPLGPAEEPLSLPVDETVFLLIDVYGKRYDDPVTLPDGMPDFYRPGLVDPFREIVRHRIVPAKAAAKRAGIRVVYTTNYLSPGLSEANEWRRMSVRTCGVDVLEAWRPPTPILEHASVIAPGPHEPVILKQQYSGFFETNLDSVLRGYGAKSLVAVGFDSRICLAATLTDALFRDYRVVALRDAIGTVEYPETAHEGWASFMAVRFIESNIGYTATTDDFIAACDAIADGRAASGAPRRGRPKG
- a CDS encoding Gfo/Idh/MocA family oxidoreductase; translation: MRSGPGVALLGYGAIAELHAPALAAAGAKLRVVAGPDRSQLESFASRLGVEEMTVDAEAAIAADGVDVVVVASPSPLHVAQARSALRAGRQVLVEVPLAMSLGDGEELVGLAASRGLLLGVCHTLRFWEPLMRARAATAATPDSPALVVARCLQRRHENVGWTGRARSWTDDLLWHHGGHVIDLVLTLLDSPVAEVRAVAGRSLDRSGAPMDYAISIRTLVGGIGSIALSYDSLVDAADYTIVYPEETLVIDGARVRTSGGLLYDGDSREAEAQAIAAQDAAFLAAVRGGPTFAAEASTLLPTLRVQEAVARLAAEMR
- a CDS encoding TIGR03560 family F420-dependent LLM class oxidoreductase encodes the protein MRLGVVIPQGWVGEFHGTTPGNAWARVLEVAERAERLGFDSLWTFDHFQTFSQPSDELTFESFVALSALASVTSRVRLGHLVLSAGFRNPALVAKMIATLDVASSGRAELGIGAGWKEDEWRAYGYEFPPLAERLEVLGDQLEVVTRMLGPGRATYHGAHAGVVDAINLPKGIQEPRVPVMVGGNGPKVTWRLAARYADELNLDSLTPDEVAGALPVIRARCEEIGRDPGSLRVSVHAWWEYVPEAGPARAEMLARYAALGLSRAMLLVPGSATDPDALDALARDAGDAGLQLEPGDP
- a CDS encoding site-specific integrase; its protein translation is MPPPTLALEPAPYGRPAGEPAAPSRLGRTRSAMRDRLRVALGPGAPGPPGTRGGLTVGRFLETWLTDVVRLGVRPRTYASYRYIVRLHLAPGLGALPLSTLSPADVQAFLNAKAASGLSPRTVGYLRGVLRGALGHAERTDLVNRNVARLARPPRIPRRQVSPLTVEQARTFLGAIVTDRLRALYLVALGVGLRQGEILGLRWRDLDLAAGTLTVRHALARIDGRLVLVEPKSATSRRVVPLPALVRDALVAHRARQMEEPGPLRPESADEFADLVFTTTLGTPLDGITVTRRFQRILAAADLPKQRFHDLRHACASLLLAQGVPARVVMETLGHSEISLTLNTYSHVLPSLGREAADRMDAVLSGVRG
- a CDS encoding DNA modification methylase — translated: MTTTTLPLLTVEEVDLATLRPDPANPRRIEASELDALERSIREWGFVQPVLARRADRVVIGGHQRLVAARRLGLTSVPVMWLDLGVEEARLLGLALNKISGAWDEPLLARLLADLQAAPSVDLTLSGFGAGEVKDLLRNLESRELRDRPEDFDLDEALDAARRRVRAKPGELWSLGEHRLLVGDATKADDLERVLDGRRAGLTFVDPPYNVRLGDHGGQQPAARRRRRIANDALEPAAWMAFVHAWARNLLAATDGALYVCMSSKEWPTVARILADEGGHWSDTIIWAKDRFVLGRADYQRAYEPLWYGWREGSAHRWCGDRDQSDVWQIARPAESPLHPTMKPLALIERAIANSSTIGDLVLDAFIGSGSTLIAAERSGRVCAGIELDPVYVEVALARWERFTGQTALRTDG
- a CDS encoding Gfo/Idh/MocA family oxidoreductase; translated protein: MTSRIGLAVIGAGRMGSNHARLIAAGAPEVRIVAIGDVDGPAARRLADEIGGVMAFADPLEAISASGVDAVLIAVSSIHHRAMVEAAAAAGRDILCEKPLALDLGATDAMLAAVDRAGVRLQVGLMRRHDPDHVRARARIVAGELGRPLLFTSRQYDTDVPPPGFLDPRVSGGIMLDMGIHEFDSARFLMGSEVVEVQATGSVQIFREVATYGDVDTAVVNLKFASGAIGSVELSRRVAFGEDVRTEVHGTDGSAFIGGLPIVGGSAFGGKGGVRWDATPPSMPRFAAAYTNQVRAFGRSIQNDEPVSPSGADGRAAFLIAMAAEGAIQDGATIGVAAPGT